The genomic region GGCCCTGGGTATCTACCTGGATGTGGGCAACGCCACCCACGGCGGCATGGACCCGGCAGCGGAAATCCGCGCCGCACAGGGACGGGCCACGCTGGTCCACGTGAAAGACTGGAATCCTGCCCAGCCCACCGAGCGGCGTCTGGGCGCCGGCGGCGTCGATTTTGCATCCGCCCTGGCCGCACTGCGGGCCATCGGCTACGACGGCTTCCTGGTGGTGGAACTGCCGCCAGATCCGGCCGACCCGGACGCGGTGGCCCGCCATTCGGTCCAATTCCTCCAGGAGGTTCTTCATGGCTGAGCAAATTGGTGTCGCCATCATCGGCTGTGGCGGCATTGCCCATTCCCACCTGGACGGCTGGCTGGCCGCCGCAGATCTCTGTGCCGTGCGCGCCCTGGCCGATCCCAATCCGTCGGCCCTGCAGGCTCTCCATGCCAAAGTGCCCTCGGCCAGCGCCTACGCCGATTACCGGGAAGCCCTGGAGCGGCCGGATGTGGCCGTCGTCGAGATTTTGACCCCGCCAGGGCTTCACTACGAGATCGCCCGGGATGCCATCGACGCGGGCAAGGACGTGCTGATCATCAAGCCCTTCACGGTGGAGCTCTCCCACGCCGACGACCTCATCGCCCGAGCCAGGTCCAGGGGGGTGCGCCTCATGGCCGGGCAGCCCATGCGCTTTGATCCCCACTTTGCCAAGGCCCGTGAGCTGATCCAGGCCGGACGCATCGGCACCCCCACCCGCTTCTACAGCCGGGGCTTCATGCGGCAGGAGTGGCTGCGCAAGGCCACCCACTGGTTCTCCAACCTGGCCATCAGCGGCGGCATCACCATCGAAAATATCGTCCACCAGACCGACGCCATGGCCTGGATGGGCGGCCCGGTGCGCTCGGTGTTTGGCCTGGCCGGCACCTTCCACACGGCCGACTGGCCTGGCGGCGGCCTGCCGGATGATCAGATCTCGTTCCTGATGCATTTTGCCAGCGGCGCCATCGGTGTGGTGGAAGGGGGCACCGCCCAACCCACCGGCATGCCATCCTTCATGTTCGAAGTCGTGGGCACCGAAGGCGGCATCTATCTGGACCATGGCGCGCTGGTGGTGGGCCGTGGCGTCCGGGAAAGCGACGGCTATGCCGAGCGCTATGAATTTCGCCGCGGGCGCAGTGAAGCGGCCATGATCCGGGCCTTCCTGGAAGCCATCCACGCCGGCGAGGATGTACCGGTGCCGGCCGCCGACGGACGTTACGCGGTGGAGCTCTGCTGGGCCGCCCTCCAATCTGCCCGTAGCGGGCAGCCAGTCTCCCTTCCCCTGGACCCGGCCCATTACCCCACGTATGCCACCAGTCACTGAAAAACCACAACGGAAGACTTTATGGTAGAGGCGCGCGGCCGCGCGCCTCTACCGTTCACCCAGATATGGCCATAATTTCCTTCTGCATCCGTCCGTGATAGACTGATGGTATCAACCGACGTCCACATTCACCGACAGACGTGCTGCAGAAACTCCCCAGCATCCATCCTTAACTGCGCCCATGCCACGGCGCCTAGAGGAGGTAACCCATGGCCAAACGCAAAGTCCTTGTCACCGGCGCATCTGGTCTGATCGCCGGTCTCTTGTTGCCAGCGTTCCAGGAACGCTACGACCTGACCCTGTTGGACGTGCGCACCACCAACCGACTTGGCCAGGAGATCCCCGGCATCCAGATCGCCGACCTGACCGACCGCAACCGGGACAACTACCGCCACCATTTCCAGGGGGTGGACACTGTAGTCCACTGCGGTTTTGTACGCGCGGCGGACGAAAACGACCCAGACCAGCGCTTCTGGGCCGAGTTCGCCAACGTGCAGATGGCCTACAACGTCTACCAGGTATCCTGGGAAGAGGGCGTGCGCCGGGTGGTGGTGGCCAGCTCCAACCACGCGGCCGACTACTACGAACCCCTGATCCTGGACCACAAAATGGACGTGGTCACGCCGGACATGCGGGCCCTGTCGGACAACTACTACGGCTGGGCCAAGGAAGCCTACGAGCACCTGGGCTTCGTCTTTGCCGTGGGCAAAGTAAACGCGGCCCTGGCGCCGGGCGTGCAGCAGCGGATCGGCCACCACGGCGGCGCCACCATCCTGGACCGGGCCCAAGGCCGCCCCCTGGAAAATGTCCAGATCCGCATCGGCGGCCCCCGGGAGACCGACGTGGCCAACTGCCCCAAGGGCGACCTGCGCTGCATGCGCCGCGCCCTGGCCGCCTACATCAGCCAGCGGGATCTGCAACAGCTCTTCATCAAAAGCATCGAAACCGAGGACATCCGGGACGAGAATGGCGTGCCCTTCCAGATCTTCTACGGCGTCAGCAACAATCCCCACGCCTTCTGGAGCATTGTCAACGCCCGCAAGGTCATCGGCTACGAGCCCCAGGACAACAGCGAAGTGCGCTTCCATGCCCTGGTGACCGAGCACATCCGCGCTGCCCAGGAAAAAGAGAGGCAGGGCACACAGAAACCGGAAACAGAGTAGCAGGAAAAACAGTCCAGGTCTGCTGAATCACCCCACCTACACCCACATCCACGGAGGAACCACCATGTCCCAACCCTGGCGAGGGATCTTCGTCATCGTCGTGACGCCCTTCACATCCGGCTACGAGCTGGACGAGGAGAGCCTCCGCAAAGAGGTGCGCTACTGCATCGAGGCTGGCGCCCATGGCCTGGTCGGGCCGGCCAACGCCAGCGAGTTCCCCACCCTCTCCGACGACGAGCGCCGGCGTTGGATCGAGATCGTGGTCGCCGAAGCCGGCGGCCAGATCCCGGTCATCGCGGCCACCACGTCCGGCCACTGGCTGCCCGCCCTGGAACTGAGCCGCCATGCCCAGCGGGTGGGCGCGGATGGCATCATGGCCATGCCTCCCCATGTCCTCCACCCAGATGCCGAAGGCTGCTATGCGTACTACAAAGCCCTCTCCGACGGCCTGGAGATCCCCATCTTCGTGCAAAATTACATCGGTCCGGTGGGCACGCCCATGAGCCCCCAGCTCCTGGCCCGCATGTGCCGGGAACTGAAGCACGTGGATTACCTGAAGGAAGAGACCTTGCCAGAGCCCAGGCAGATCAGCGCCACCATCGCCGCGGCTGGCGATGCCTGCAAAGGGGTCTTTGGTGGGCAGGGCGGCATTTACATGCTGGATGAGTATCGGCGGGGCGCCTGTGGCAACATGCCCGCCAGCCAGGCCACCGAGGTGCACGTGGCCATCTGGGAGAAGCTGGAGCAGGGCGACGAGGCCGGCGCCCGCCAGCTCTTCAACCGCTTGCTCCCGCTCATCAACTTCGAGCGCATGCACGGCGTGGCCGCCTACAAAGAGGTGCTCTACCGCCGGGGCATCTTCGCCACCCGCCTCTCCCGCGCGCCGGGCAAATACCTGGACGACCTGGATCGGGTCGAGCTGGATGCCATCCTGGCCGATGTGGAACCATTGTTTACAATATCGTAAATTTCTTTGAGGGAGGTTGTCCATGAACCCCTTGGGGATCCGGGCTGAACGGAGCATCCACATCCCGGATTGGGCGCTGCGTCAGCGCCACCTGATCGCTGTCATGAACGAAGCCGCGCCCCTGTACCAGGAGCGCTACACCCGCCAGGATGGCACCTTTGTCTGGCGGGAATCCTGGCCCGGGATGGATGGCTCAGACGACGGCTACGAGAGCTATCACAACTGGCCCCTCTTCTACGCCCTGGGCGGCGACGAAGAACTCCACCGGCGCAGCCGCTTCCTCTGGGAGGCAGTGACCCGCCAGTTCACCCAGTATGGCCAGATCTACCGGGAGTTCGACGCCTACTACGACTGGATGCACCACGGCGAGTCCTCCATCTATTTTTACTACTTTGGCCTGGCCGATCCCAACTGGGAGCCGGATCGAGCCCGGGCCTTGCGCTTCGCCGGGTTCTACATGGGCGATGATCCAACCGTGCCCAACTGGGATCCGGAAAAGCGCATGATCCGTTCGCCCATCAACGGCAGCAAGGGGCCTCGCTTCGAAAATTCCTGGGACGACTGGTCCACCCACCGGTGGGTCCTGGCCGAATATCCCGTCCCCTTCGACGACCTGGACGTCCCCACCGAGCTCAAACCCTGGCGCGGGGAGATGGTCCCCATGGCCGACTGGAACGACGACGCGGTCTACGCCGTGATCCTGGAGGCCCTAAACCGGC from Litorilinea aerophila harbors:
- a CDS encoding Gfo/Idh/MocA family protein, which codes for MAEQIGVAIIGCGGIAHSHLDGWLAAADLCAVRALADPNPSALQALHAKVPSASAYADYREALERPDVAVVEILTPPGLHYEIARDAIDAGKDVLIIKPFTVELSHADDLIARARSRGVRLMAGQPMRFDPHFAKARELIQAGRIGTPTRFYSRGFMRQEWLRKATHWFSNLAISGGITIENIVHQTDAMAWMGGPVRSVFGLAGTFHTADWPGGGLPDDQISFLMHFASGAIGVVEGGTAQPTGMPSFMFEVVGTEGGIYLDHGALVVGRGVRESDGYAERYEFRRGRSEAAMIRAFLEAIHAGEDVPVPAADGRYAVELCWAALQSARSGQPVSLPLDPAHYPTYATSH
- a CDS encoding NAD-dependent epimerase/dehydratase family protein, translated to MAKRKVLVTGASGLIAGLLLPAFQERYDLTLLDVRTTNRLGQEIPGIQIADLTDRNRDNYRHHFQGVDTVVHCGFVRAADENDPDQRFWAEFANVQMAYNVYQVSWEEGVRRVVVASSNHAADYYEPLILDHKMDVVTPDMRALSDNYYGWAKEAYEHLGFVFAVGKVNAALAPGVQQRIGHHGGATILDRAQGRPLENVQIRIGGPRETDVANCPKGDLRCMRRALAAYISQRDLQQLFIKSIETEDIRDENGVPFQIFYGVSNNPHAFWSIVNARKVIGYEPQDNSEVRFHALVTEHIRAAQEKERQGTQKPETE
- a CDS encoding dihydrodipicolinate synthase family protein, with amino-acid sequence MSQPWRGIFVIVVTPFTSGYELDEESLRKEVRYCIEAGAHGLVGPANASEFPTLSDDERRRWIEIVVAEAGGQIPVIAATTSGHWLPALELSRHAQRVGADGIMAMPPHVLHPDAEGCYAYYKALSDGLEIPIFVQNYIGPVGTPMSPQLLARMCRELKHVDYLKEETLPEPRQISATIAAAGDACKGVFGGQGGIYMLDEYRRGACGNMPASQATEVHVAIWEKLEQGDEAGARQLFNRLLPLINFERMHGVAAYKEVLYRRGIFATRLSRAPGKYLDDLDRVELDAILADVEPLFTIS